A portion of the Deltaproteobacteria bacterium genome contains these proteins:
- a CDS encoding ATP-binding protein: MKLETAALTVAIRSDPRYLPWLRAVLVALRRGLRPRASSSHLWRAGLVLTEAINNAIAHAHGRDMRRWIEVRIRFHARRCTLTVIDTGRAFGLPRRAVMPGPEQCQGRGLPLIQQWCRQCRVVRRARKNYFTMVCHV; the protein is encoded by the coding sequence ATGAAGCTGGAGACCGCGGCGTTGACGGTCGCGATTCGGAGCGATCCGCGTTATCTCCCTTGGCTGCGGGCCGTATTGGTGGCGCTGCGCCGTGGGCTGCGACCGCGAGCGTCTTCCTCCCACCTGTGGCGTGCCGGGCTAGTGCTGACGGAAGCGATCAATAACGCGATCGCGCACGCGCATGGGCGCGATATGCGGCGCTGGATCGAGGTGCGCATCCGGTTCCACGCGCGCCGCTGCACGTTGACGGTGATCGATACCGGGCGAGCGTTCGGGTTGCCGCGCCGTGCCGTGATGCCGGGTCCGGAGCAGTGTCAGGGTCGCGGGTTGCCGTTGATTCAACAATGGTGTCGGCAGTGCCGGGTGGTGCGACGGGCACGGAAAAATTATTTCACGATGGTGTGTCATGTCTGA
- a CDS encoding STAS domain-containing protein, giving the protein MEIVVARKGKSLAILACQGSLDASTVDDFKRSAQGLCDDGVRQLILDGSGLDFIDSVGLGALLALKRRLREHAGDVRLAALSSDVQSIFEITRLHRHFEICTTTDEACQRFAVTTN; this is encoded by the coding sequence ATGGAAATCGTGGTCGCGCGGAAGGGGAAGTCGCTCGCAATTCTTGCCTGCCAGGGGAGTTTGGATGCCTCGACGGTCGACGATTTTAAGCGGTCGGCACAGGGCCTGTGCGACGACGGCGTCCGCCAACTGATTCTCGACGGGAGCGGGCTGGATTTCATCGACAGCGTCGGTCTCGGGGCTCTATTGGCGCTGAAGCGGCGGCTGCGCGAACATGCCGGGGATGTGCGGCTGGCGGCCCTCTCCAGTGACGTCCAGTCGATCTTCGAAATTACGCGTCTGCATCGACATTTTGAAATTTGCACGACGACGGACGAGGCGTGCCAACGATTTGCCGTCACGACGAATTAG
- a CDS encoding sigma-54-dependent Fis family transcriptional regulator: MQYRVLLVRDPTANGRAVEDLLPDAAWSIKHASAEDYQAMFALEPPETVLVQIGASHDLARDVLSVAQQFDEHLPVLILAGEGSSVETAVELVKGGAHDYLRWPVEANRFRHLLEHAVKLYRLTKRVFFLEQQMGWPHKFAGMLGQSAKMQEVFQLIRTVAPTNATVLLTGESGTGKELVARAIHQFSLRAEQIFMDINCGAIPENLLENELFGHERGAFTGAERRYTGCCERAHQGTLFLDEICEMPLALQVKILRLLQERSFMRVGGSERITVDLRFVAATNRDVQAEVQRGHFREDLYYRLNVVPIHIPPLRERAEDVPVLARAFMERFAQKLEKPFVDIAPDAMGLLCAHTWPGNVRELENVIERVVVLHNDTRVKPKHLPPQLQKSPRVAGRPRAVVNQGGDASGVLPLDMVERYAIESALEKCVWNVGEAAKRLRIGQATLYRKIRQYGLRQ; the protein is encoded by the coding sequence ATGCAATACCGTGTCCTGTTGGTCCGGGATCCGACAGCGAACGGCCGAGCGGTCGAGGACTTGCTCCCCGATGCCGCGTGGTCGATCAAGCACGCGAGTGCCGAAGATTATCAGGCGATGTTCGCGCTGGAACCGCCGGAAACGGTGCTGGTTCAGATCGGCGCGTCGCACGATCTGGCGCGCGATGTGCTGTCCGTCGCGCAACAGTTCGATGAACATTTACCGGTGCTGATCCTCGCGGGCGAGGGGAGTTCGGTGGAGACGGCCGTGGAGTTGGTCAAAGGAGGCGCGCACGATTACCTCCGCTGGCCGGTCGAAGCGAATCGTTTCCGCCATCTGTTGGAACACGCCGTCAAACTCTACCGATTGACGAAGCGGGTCTTTTTCCTGGAACAGCAGATGGGGTGGCCACACAAGTTCGCCGGGATGTTGGGCCAAAGTGCGAAGATGCAGGAAGTGTTTCAATTGATCCGGACTGTGGCTCCGACGAACGCGACCGTGTTGTTGACCGGCGAGTCGGGCACGGGCAAAGAGCTGGTCGCGCGCGCCATCCATCAATTCAGTCTGCGGGCCGAGCAGATCTTCATGGACATCAATTGCGGGGCGATTCCGGAGAATCTGCTCGAGAACGAGTTGTTCGGTCATGAGCGAGGCGCTTTTACCGGCGCGGAGCGGCGTTACACCGGCTGTTGCGAGCGGGCGCATCAAGGGACGTTATTCCTGGATGAAATTTGCGAGATGCCGTTGGCGCTCCAAGTCAAGATCCTGCGCTTGTTGCAGGAACGGAGTTTCATGCGTGTCGGCGGGAGCGAGCGGATTACCGTCGATCTCCGGTTCGTGGCGGCGACCAATCGCGACGTGCAAGCGGAAGTGCAGCGCGGTCATTTTCGAGAAGATTTATATTATCGTTTGAACGTTGTGCCGATCCATATCCCGCCGTTGCGGGAACGTGCCGAGGATGTCCCGGTCTTGGCGCGGGCCTTCATGGAACGGTTTGCGCAGAAATTGGAGAAGCCCTTCGTCGATATCGCCCCCGATGCAATGGGCCTGCTCTGTGCGCACACCTGGCCGGGCAATGTCCGCGAGCTGGAAAACGTCATTGAACGCGTCGTCGTGTTGCATAACGACACTCGCGTCAAGCCGAAGCACCTCCCGCCGCAGTTGCAAAAGTCACCGCGCGTCGCCGGGCGGCCGCGGGCCGTGGTCAATCAGGGCGGCGATGCGAGTGGCGTGCTGCCGCTCGACATGGTAGAGCGCTACGCGATCGAATCCGCGCTCGAGAAGTGTGTGTGGAATGTGGGCGAGGCAGCGAAGCGATTGCGGATCGGTCAAGCGACGCTGTATCGAAAAATTCGCCAATACGGGCTGCGGCAGTAG
- a CDS encoding sigma-54-dependent Fis family transcriptional regulator, with product MFKRTNLLIVDDDESLVKVFERVAKEEGWSVEVARSGTEAVECLNRQMVEVAVIDINLPGYSGMQLLEYIRANQHATEVIIITGVGTVETAVQAIKMGAYDYLTKPFEDITKVVMAIQKAMEKFHLMQKLRRFERQGSDKFVYEGIVGKSRKTQEVFQTIESVAATTSTVLILGESGTGKELVARAIHQRSKRSTRPFVIINCAALPEPLLESELFGHQRGSFTGAIAEKKGLFEEADGGTIFLDEIGEIPSSIQVKLLRALQEGEIRPVGGNQSRHIDVRLLAATNRELAQSVKEGKFREDLYYRLNVIQVTMPPLRDRPEDIPLLAYHFLQKYSKKMEKEVTKIAIDALQVMQNYQWVGNVRELENVIERAVVLVTGDTVTVRDLPPRILGESFYLAEEPVATDLSQFNYQEAKDRAMWAFNRAYLSNLLRQTNGNLSYAAQKAGMDRSNFKKIVKKFNIEVDEFRKKSSAREA from the coding sequence ATGTTTAAGCGGACCAATCTGCTGATCGTGGATGACGACGAGTCGCTCGTGAAGGTGTTCGAGCGTGTCGCCAAGGAGGAAGGGTGGAGCGTGGAAGTGGCGCGCTCCGGAACGGAAGCGGTGGAATGTCTGAATCGCCAAATGGTCGAAGTGGCGGTGATCGACATCAACCTCCCCGGCTACAGCGGCATGCAATTGCTGGAATATATCCGCGCCAACCAGCATGCGACGGAAGTGATCATCATCACCGGCGTCGGCACGGTCGAGACGGCGGTGCAGGCCATTAAGATGGGAGCCTACGATTATCTCACCAAGCCGTTCGAAGATATCACGAAGGTCGTGATGGCGATCCAGAAGGCGATGGAAAAATTCCATCTGATGCAGAAGCTGCGCCGCTTCGAGCGACAGGGATCGGATAAATTCGTCTACGAGGGGATTGTCGGGAAGAGTCGCAAGACGCAGGAGGTCTTTCAAACGATCGAGAGTGTCGCCGCGACGACTTCGACGGTGCTGATTCTTGGGGAGTCGGGGACGGGGAAGGAACTGGTCGCGCGCGCCATTCATCAGCGCTCGAAACGGAGTACGCGCCCGTTTGTGATCATCAATTGCGCCGCATTACCCGAACCCTTGTTGGAGAGCGAATTATTCGGGCACCAACGCGGCTCGTTTACCGGGGCGATTGCCGAGAAAAAGGGACTCTTCGAGGAGGCCGACGGGGGTACGATTTTCCTCGATGAGATCGGCGAAATCCCGTCGAGTATTCAGGTGAAGTTGCTCCGTGCGCTCCAAGAGGGAGAGATCCGGCCGGTCGGTGGGAATCAGAGCCGCCACATCGATGTCCGCCTGTTGGCGGCGACGAATCGCGAACTCGCGCAGTCGGTGAAAGAGGGAAAATTTCGCGAAGATCTATATTATCGGCTTAATGTGATTCAAGTCACGATGCCGCCGCTGCGGGATCGGCCCGAAGACATTCCGCTACTCGCGTACCACTTCCTGCAAAAATACAGTAAGAAAATGGAAAAAGAAGTGACGAAGATTGCGATTGACGCCTTGCAAGTGATGCAGAATTACCAATGGGTGGGGAACGTGCGTGAGTTGGAGAATGTCATTGAGCGGGCGGTCGTGCTCGTAACCGGCGATACCGTGACGGTGCGGGATCTGCCGCCGCGCATTTTGGGAGAAAGTTTCTATTTGGCGGAAGAGCCGGTGGCGACCGATCTCTCGCAATTTAATTATCAGGAAGCAAAGGATCGGGCGATGTGGGCCTTCAACCGCGCCTATCTCTCCAATTTGTTACGCCAAACCAACGGCAATTTGTCGTATGCCGCGCAAAAGGCGGGGATGGATCGCAGTAACTTCAAAAAGATCGTGAAGAAATTCAATATCGAAGTGGATGAGTTTCGGAAGAAATCGTCGGCGCGGGAGGCGTAA
- a CDS encoding sigma-54-dependent Fis family transcriptional regulator — MRQESILVVDDEAVIRRALEKFLTDLGYHVGCAGTVDEGIALAERRPFDAALVDLMMPERNGIELVQALHARDPELVAIVMTGFGTISSAVEAMRAGAYHYLTKPFELEAIRQLVGTALEYRRLRVENRALKVALQQQVGFPEIIGRSPVMGEVFDLIEKVAATDSTVLLLGESGTGKELVARALHHRSHRTQGPFVAVNCGAIPEDLLEAELFGHVRGAFTGAVATRAGKFEAAHGGTILLDEIGEMSPKLQVKLLRVLQERRFEPVGSAQVMDVDVRIVAATNQDLEVAVQDRRFREDLYYRLNVIPVKLPNLQERTGDVALLAQHFLDHFNQVNGRAVSGFSRDAVACLEQYRWPGNVRELENLIERIVVLKGQGVVEVADLPAALQTLPQPYQPPQVVLPVTGLSLKAAVLEFEQSLIQQALQMSGGNKNRAAGLLQLNRTTLVEKLRRQQGASDAPANQRGDYV; from the coding sequence ATGCGGCAGGAATCTATTTTAGTCGTCGATGACGAGGCCGTCATTCGCCGGGCGTTGGAAAAATTTCTGACTGATCTCGGGTATCACGTCGGTTGTGCCGGCACGGTCGACGAAGGGATTGCGTTGGCGGAGCGGAGGCCATTCGATGCCGCGCTCGTCGATCTGATGATGCCGGAGCGAAACGGCATTGAGCTGGTGCAGGCACTCCATGCGCGCGATCCGGAACTGGTCGCGATCGTCATGACCGGCTTCGGGACGATTTCCTCGGCCGTCGAGGCGATGCGCGCCGGCGCCTATCACTATTTGACGAAGCCGTTCGAGCTCGAGGCGATTCGGCAACTCGTCGGGACGGCCCTCGAATATCGGCGGCTGCGCGTGGAAAACCGCGCGCTAAAGGTCGCGTTGCAGCAGCAAGTCGGCTTTCCTGAGATCATCGGCCGCTCGCCGGTGATGGGCGAGGTGTTCGACCTGATCGAAAAAGTGGCGGCGACCGACAGCACCGTCTTGTTGCTTGGGGAATCGGGGACCGGCAAAGAGCTGGTGGCGCGAGCGCTGCATCACCGGAGTCATCGCACGCAAGGCCCGTTTGTGGCCGTCAATTGTGGGGCGATTCCGGAAGACCTGTTGGAGGCGGAACTCTTTGGTCATGTGCGCGGGGCATTTACGGGTGCCGTGGCCACGCGGGCGGGAAAATTCGAAGCCGCGCATGGCGGTACGATCTTGCTGGATGAGATCGGGGAGATGAGTCCGAAGTTGCAAGTCAAATTGTTGCGCGTGTTGCAAGAACGACGTTTCGAGCCGGTCGGTTCCGCACAGGTGATGGACGTCGATGTGCGGATTGTCGCCGCGACCAATCAGGACCTTGAGGTGGCGGTGCAAGACCGTCGTTTCCGCGAGGATCTCTACTACCGATTGAATGTCATTCCCGTGAAATTGCCGAACCTGCAGGAGCGGACCGGCGATGTCGCGTTGCTGGCGCAACACTTTCTGGACCACTTTAATCAGGTAAATGGTCGCGCGGTGAGCGGGTTTTCGCGGGACGCAGTGGCCTGCCTGGAGCAGTATCGATGGCCCGGTAACGTGCGGGAGCTGGAAAATTTGATCGAGCGGATCGTCGTGTTGAAGGGACAGGGCGTGGTCGAGGTCGCCGATCTGCCGGCCGCGTTGCAGACGCTCCCGCAGCCGTACCAACCGCCGCAGGTCGTGTTGCCGGTCACGGGGCTCTCATTAAAAGCCGCCGTGTTGGAGTTCGAGCAATCGCTGATTCAGCAGGCCCTGCAGATGTCGGGCGGCAATAAGAATCGCGCGGCGGGCCTGTTACAGCTCAATCGCACGACCTTAGTGGAAAAATTGCGTCGTCAACAGGGCGCCTCCGATGCGCCCGCGAACCAACGAGGTGATTATGTTTAA
- a CDS encoding PAS domain-containing protein, protein MAKGGITTRVVAVPRKPPKLVAAKAPTRGLKEKIVELERLVDLLSRGKYLWESTFDAIQDPVSVLDRQYRIQRANLAMAARAGIDIRELVGQRCYEIFAHRKQPCQGCPAAEAMRRDWQAKSQLNHAIGAREYEVLAYPFPGAKGQEYALVMHYRDITEERRLQQELVQQEKMAAIGMLAGGVAHEINNPLGGILAFTQLLMREFQDGDSVRADLEEIERAALRCKKIVQDLLDFSRVSSGREKTAVDIGPLIEKVFGFLRREFLSLNLRLHTEIATNLPPVFGDGNRLQQVFLNLLTNAAQAMPKGGAITIRVRHAAEQRQVVVEVIDNGVGIRRELLNKIFDPFFTTKGPGKGTGLGLSITYRIIREHNGTIHVESEEGKGTTFRIGLPQAEAVHVVEASGGLVGALPQPS, encoded by the coding sequence ATGGCTAAGGGGGGCATCACAACACGCGTCGTGGCCGTACCGCGCAAGCCGCCCAAGTTGGTGGCGGCGAAGGCGCCAACCCGGGGATTGAAAGAAAAGATTGTCGAATTAGAGCGACTTGTCGACCTCCTGTCGCGCGGCAAATATCTCTGGGAATCGACCTTCGATGCCATCCAAGATCCGGTCAGTGTGCTCGATCGCCAATACCGCATTCAACGCGCGAATTTGGCGATGGCGGCGCGGGCCGGGATCGATATTCGCGAATTGGTCGGGCAGCGCTGCTACGAAATTTTTGCGCACCGCAAACAGCCGTGCCAAGGTTGTCCGGCGGCGGAAGCGATGCGGCGCGACTGGCAAGCCAAGAGCCAACTCAACCACGCCATCGGCGCACGTGAATACGAAGTCCTCGCCTATCCTTTTCCCGGAGCCAAAGGGCAAGAGTATGCGCTGGTGATGCACTACCGCGACATCACGGAAGAACGGCGGCTGCAGCAAGAGTTAGTGCAGCAAGAAAAAATGGCGGCGATCGGCATGCTCGCGGGTGGTGTGGCGCACGAAATTAATAATCCACTCGGCGGCATTCTGGCCTTTACCCAATTACTGATGCGCGAGTTTCAGGACGGCGATTCGGTGCGCGCGGATCTGGAAGAAATCGAGCGCGCGGCATTACGTTGTAAGAAGATCGTCCAAGACTTGCTCGATTTCTCGCGCGTCTCCTCCGGTCGCGAGAAGACGGCCGTCGATATCGGTCCCTTGATTGAAAAAGTGTTCGGATTCTTGCGGCGCGAATTTCTGTCGCTGAATCTGCGTCTCCATACGGAAATCGCCACCAATCTGCCACCGGTCTTCGGCGACGGCAATCGGCTGCAACAAGTCTTCTTGAATCTCCTGACGAATGCCGCGCAAGCGATGCCAAAGGGCGGCGCGATCACGATCCGCGTGCGTCACGCGGCGGAACAGCGGCAGGTCGTTGTGGAAGTCATCGATAACGGCGTTGGGATCCGGCGTGAACTGCTGAATAAGATCTTCGATCCGTTTTTCACCACCAAAGGACCGGGGAAGGGGACCGGCCTTGGCTTGTCGATCACGTATCGGATTATTCGCGAACATAACGGGACGATTCACGTCGAGAGTGAGGAGGGGAAGGGGACGACGTTTCGGATCGGTCTCCCGCAGGCAGAGGCCGTGCATGTCGTGGAGGCGTCCGGGGGACTGGTCGGTGCATTACCACAACCGAGTTGA
- a CDS encoding phosphoribosylformylglycinamidine cyclo-ligase, which produces MSQHYARAGVDLGAADEFIARIAPHARSTTRPEVLAGVGGFAAHLALDLARYRAPIIVTSTDGVGTKLRVAIETATLDTIGIDLVAMCANDIACSGAAPLAFLDYFATGKLAPTYHAPIIAGIANACRTIGCALVGGETAELPGMYTGTDFDLAGFVIGLVDRDRLIDGHTIQPGQVVVGIAATGFHSNGYSLLRRVLLEEQRLQLTDRFPEMPASVGEVLLTPTALYSPLVAQLMTAGRIHGIAHITGGGLTGNIPRILPATCQMRFHWSRWTLPTPFAVVQRMAGLSDAELRTVLNCGIGLVVIVDAAFATTACETATAAGFAAHAIGEIVARPSNAEPIVYV; this is translated from the coding sequence ATGAGTCAGCACTATGCGCGCGCAGGTGTCGATTTAGGGGCGGCCGATGAGTTTATCGCACGCATCGCACCCCATGCGCGCTCGACCACTCGCCCGGAGGTCTTGGCCGGGGTCGGCGGGTTCGCCGCCCATTTGGCCCTCGATCTGGCTCGCTATCGCGCACCGATCATTGTCACTTCGACCGACGGCGTCGGCACCAAATTGCGCGTCGCCATTGAAACGGCCACGCTCGACACGATCGGCATCGATCTCGTCGCAATGTGCGCCAATGACATCGCGTGCTCCGGAGCCGCCCCGCTGGCCTTCCTCGACTACTTCGCCACCGGAAAACTCGCGCCTACGTACCACGCACCGATCATTGCCGGCATTGCCAACGCCTGCCGCACCATCGGCTGCGCACTGGTTGGCGGGGAAACGGCAGAGCTGCCAGGCATGTACACCGGCACCGATTTCGATTTGGCCGGCTTTGTCATCGGACTGGTGGATCGCGACCGACTGATCGACGGCCACACTATCCAACCGGGCCAAGTCGTGGTGGGCATCGCCGCCACCGGATTTCACAGCAACGGCTACTCACTCTTACGCCGCGTGTTGTTGGAAGAACAGCGGCTCCAACTCACCGATCGCTTCCCGGAGATGCCGGCCTCGGTTGGCGAAGTCTTGCTCACGCCGACGGCCCTCTACAGCCCGCTCGTGGCCCAACTCATGACGGCCGGACGCATCCACGGGATTGCGCATATCACCGGCGGCGGCCTGACCGGGAATATCCCCCGCATCTTGCCCGCAACATGTCAGATGCGTTTCCACTGGTCGCGATGGACACTGCCAACGCCGTTTGCCGTAGTGCAACGTATGGCCGGCTTGAGCGATGCCGAACTGCGGACGGTTTTGAATTGCGGCATTGGACTCGTCGTGATCGTCGACGCGGCCTTCGCCACGACGGCGTGCGAGACCGCCACGGCTGCGGGTTTTGCCGCGCACGCGATCGGCGAAATCGTCGCGCGCCCGAGCAACGCGGAACCGATCGTCTATGTGTAA
- a CDS encoding phosphoribosylglycinamide formyltransferase, which yields MIAVLASGEGTNFQALLDADAAGQLHATIALLLTNNPQARAIERAQRANIPHVVIPNHRDRNLLGTAILDALQATSVQLLCLAGFMRVLAPAVIAAYPRRILNIHPALLPKFPGLHAVQQALTAGVTETGCTVHLVDEGIDTGPIILQERVPILPGDTEASLAARIHAVEHRVYPRAVKLFLSTATT from the coding sequence ATGATCGCTGTGCTCGCCTCCGGCGAGGGGACTAATTTTCAAGCCCTGCTCGATGCCGACGCGGCTGGACAACTCCACGCCACCATCGCGCTGCTGCTGACCAACAACCCTCAAGCGCGGGCCATTGAACGCGCCCAACGGGCCAATATTCCGCACGTCGTGATACCAAACCACCGGGATCGGAATCTCCTTGGCACCGCCATTCTGGATGCGCTGCAAGCGACTTCCGTGCAGCTCCTCTGCCTCGCCGGCTTCATGCGCGTGCTCGCTCCAGCCGTCATCGCCGCCTATCCCCGCCGTATCCTCAACATTCATCCTGCGCTGTTGCCCAAATTTCCAGGCCTCCACGCCGTCCAACAGGCCCTCACGGCCGGCGTCACCGAGACCGGGTGCACTGTCCATTTAGTTGATGAGGGAATCGATACCGGCCCGATCATCCTGCAGGAGCGCGTCCCGATCCTCCCCGGCGACACCGAAGCCAGCCTCGCGGCCCGTATTCATGCTGTCGAACACCGCGTGTATCCGCGAGCGGTAAAACTATTTCTCTCGACAGCCACTACTTGA
- a CDS encoding mannose-1-phosphate guanylyltransferase: MPLSPQTYCVLMCGGEGTRFAPLSTPDCPKQFLRLFGTRSLLQETYNRCEALVPPQRVFASTNYRYVPLIREHLPQLPSDNIIAEPLKKNTAPALALAAAILARRDPEAIMVALPADHMIVNLATFQQALQTAERIAIDGDYLVTLGIRPDRPATEYGYICGGVPLSASASLVERFVEKPNHALAVSYLANGRYYWNSGMFIWRARRLLTEIAAHLPELDRAVRLLADRKISLSGHDPLIDDYFATAPEISIDYGVMERSQRVAMIPVECGWSDVGSWEGLREFVQREGLAVAPEVRPLLTQHG; encoded by the coding sequence ATGCCACTCAGCCCCCAGACGTATTGCGTCCTGATGTGCGGCGGAGAGGGGACGAGATTTGCCCCACTCTCCACCCCCGACTGCCCCAAACAATTCTTGCGCCTCTTCGGCACCCGCAGCTTGCTGCAAGAGACTTACAACCGATGCGAGGCCCTGGTGCCACCGCAGCGGGTTTTTGCCAGCACGAACTACCGCTACGTCCCGCTGATTCGGGAACATCTACCACAACTGCCGAGCGACAATATCATTGCGGAACCGCTCAAAAAAAACACCGCGCCGGCACTTGCGTTGGCCGCTGCCATTTTGGCTCGTCGTGATCCCGAGGCGATCATGGTGGCGCTGCCGGCCGATCACATGATCGTCAACCTCGCAACTTTTCAACAAGCGCTTCAGACTGCGGAACGGATCGCCATCGACGGCGATTACCTCGTGACGTTGGGAATTCGCCCGGATCGGCCCGCCACGGAATATGGCTACATCTGCGGAGGCGTTCCGCTCTCCGCCTCGGCCTCACTGGTGGAACGCTTTGTCGAGAAACCAAATCACGCCCTCGCAGTTTCGTATCTCGCGAACGGTCGCTATTATTGGAACAGTGGAATGTTTATTTGGCGGGCGCGGCGACTCCTCACGGAAATCGCCGCCCATTTACCCGAACTCGACCGCGCCGTCCGGCTGTTGGCCGACCGCAAGATTTCATTGTCCGGCCACGATCCGCTGATCGACGACTACTTCGCCACCGCACCGGAAATTTCCATCGACTACGGCGTGATGGAACGTTCGCAGCGCGTCGCGATGATCCCGGTCGAATGCGGGTGGAGCGACGTCGGCTCTTGGGAAGGATTGCGGGAATTCGTGCAACGGGAAGGACTCGCCGTGGCGCCGGAAGTCCGGCCGCTGCTGACCCAACACGGATGA
- a CDS encoding DUF3187 family protein, with protein MNAFTRCVAGVAGLAILGVSGALAAREPFPAHGPIPYRHQHPLYLQSLGLTPMRAVALPRGDGVVGLRMEHSNIFEQFINTTADVRIDTEQLRMTVDLAYGLPHNFTLEAEIPFVHTGGGRLDSFLQWWHSVLGVPNAGREFFTNDQHVFRILDRPSGAERYQVAPIPLALGDASLRLRHHLVTETARRPAIGWFAACEFPTGKRSQGLGNGNLDYGVGLLMEKNEGRWHGYFNGGYFVSAGTPALADAIHPIQFNYVVGGEFSVSRQVALHAQLHGGTPLLTGLGDTRWDSFPLDLMMGMSGEHPVGAHGERILWQVGLSEDLNANGPSIDVTLFGRVGWRWKGL; from the coding sequence ATGAACGCCTTCACGCGCTGCGTTGCGGGAGTGGCAGGACTAGCGATCCTCGGTGTCAGCGGGGCACTGGCAGCCCGCGAACCGTTTCCGGCCCATGGACCGATTCCATATCGCCACCAACACCCCCTCTATCTCCAGAGCCTCGGACTCACGCCGATGCGCGCCGTCGCGCTGCCGCGTGGCGACGGCGTGGTCGGGCTGCGGATGGAGCATTCGAATATTTTCGAACAATTCATCAACACGACTGCCGACGTGCGCATCGATACGGAACAGCTGCGCATGACCGTGGATCTGGCCTACGGCCTCCCGCATAACTTTACGCTGGAGGCGGAAATCCCGTTCGTCCACACCGGGGGCGGTCGTCTCGACAGCTTCCTGCAGTGGTGGCATAGCGTCCTCGGCGTGCCGAACGCGGGGCGAGAATTTTTTACCAACGATCAACACGTCTTCCGCATCCTCGATCGCCCGAGCGGCGCGGAACGCTACCAAGTCGCCCCGATTCCGTTGGCACTCGGCGATGCGAGCCTCCGACTCCGCCATCACCTCGTGACCGAAACCGCGCGACGCCCAGCGATCGGCTGGTTTGCGGCGTGCGAATTCCCGACGGGCAAGCGCTCCCAAGGGCTTGGGAATGGGAACCTCGATTACGGAGTCGGACTCCTGATGGAAAAAAATGAGGGCCGTTGGCATGGGTATTTCAACGGCGGCTATTTCGTCAGTGCCGGTACACCGGCACTGGCCGATGCGATCCATCCGATCCAATTCAACTATGTTGTCGGAGGGGAATTCAGCGTCTCGCGGCAAGTGGCACTCCATGCACAACTACACGGAGGCACGCCGCTCCTGACCGGACTCGGCGATACCCGGTGGGATTCGTTTCCGCTCGATCTCATGATGGGGATGTCCGGCGAGCATCCGGTCGGTGCCCATGGAGAGCGAATACTCTGGCAAGTCGGCCTCTCGGAAGACCTGAATGCCAACGGCCCGTCGATCGACGTCACGTTGTTCGGCAGGGTCGGATGGCGATGGAAGGGATTGTAA
- a CDS encoding single-stranded DNA-binding protein — translation MASLNKVQVIGNLGDDPEVRYTGSGQAVGTLRVATNERWTDKDGQSQERTEWHRIVVWGKQAEQCKEFLSKGRQIYAEGRLQTREWTDREGHKRYTTEIVAQRVLFLGGRGEGGSRSAGAGSSERPPDFPPDSVSGPGPGGDEDIPF, via the coding sequence ATGGCAAGTCTCAATAAAGTGCAGGTGATTGGCAATTTGGGCGACGATCCGGAAGTGCGCTACACCGGTTCCGGACAGGCGGTCGGGACGCTGCGCGTGGCGACCAATGAACGGTGGACCGACAAAGACGGTCAATCGCAAGAACGGACCGAGTGGCATCGGATCGTGGTGTGGGGAAAACAAGCGGAACAGTGCAAAGAATTTCTCAGTAAAGGTCGGCAGATCTATGCCGAAGGGCGGTTGCAGACCCGCGAGTGGACCGATCGCGAAGGACACAAGCGTTACACCACGGAGATCGTCGCACAGCGGGTCTTGTTCCTGGGCGGACGTGGAGAAGGCGGTAGTCGCAGTGCCGGAGCCGGCAGCAGCGAGCGCCCACCTGATTTCCCGCCAGATTCGGTGAGTGGTCCGGGCCCGGGCGGCGATGAAGACATCCCGTTCTAA